The following coding sequences are from one Lolium rigidum isolate FL_2022 chromosome 6, APGP_CSIRO_Lrig_0.1, whole genome shotgun sequence window:
- the LOC124662108 gene encoding wall-associated receptor kinase 5-like: MALVASSVAAVLALLALQLPAAAAVAADGCDRTCGDVSVPYPFGITGSAPSCYWQGFNLTCEDDDTSGGKRLLLGDGSLQVKDISVANATVRVLHTGDIKIDHEGYGRAFDAGLKDHGPYTLSGGNELVVVGCNVYATLLEKNNDNIIGGCASFCPNDMRDLQTTRDDVAGNVVFRWLGPTDGGRSDAGLPRRVFVAEEGWFHRNAAANLTSTAGAVVPVLLHWVVVEEDHAPVAGELNCTDEAKRRVCKSSNSECKMRGRGYTCSCQMGYSGNPYVPDDQDGCKDIDECKLRPEQINCWGDCTNTNGRFRCRCPKGTKGSPDDPKGCVKDNTLEGLAIGLGVGSSAVLVVLILILFYMVTRFKHQRARKHKKKFFEQNRGQLLQQLVSQRADIAERMIITLEELEKATNNFDKSREIGDGGHGTVYKGILSDLHVVAIKKPKFMVQKEIDEFINEVAILSQVNHRNVVKLYGCCLETEVPLLVYEFVSNGTLYDHLHARSLSWNDRLRIAIETAKSLAYLHFAVPIPIIHRDIKSVNILLDDTLTAKVADFGASRYIPTEKSGITTMVQGTIGYMDPMYFYTSRLTDKSDVYSFGVILVELLTRRKVFSSRGDSLVADFVTLLAEGKLSQILDPRVIEEGGKEVEEVATLAVACVKLKGEDRPTMRQVELTLESLQTSRDPVLVSPVVESFEKFDRAMNFPSTNDGRNIDDSTNRQDSLEEEFMLSTEYPR; encoded by the exons ATGGCGCTAGTAGCCAGCTCGGTAGCAGCAGTGCTGGCGCTGCTGGCGTTGCAGCTTCCTGCAGCGGCGGCCGTGGCGGCAGACGGCTGCGACAGAACATGCGGCGACGTGAGCGTGCCGTACCCGTTCGGCATCACCGGCTCGGCCCCGAGCTGCTACTGGCAGGGCTTCAACCTCACCTGCGAGGACGACGACACGAGCGGCGGCAAACGGCTGCTGCTCGGCGACGGCTCGCTTCAGGTCAAAGACATCTCGGTCGCCAACGCCACGGTGCGCGTCCTGCACACCGGCGACATAAAGATCGACCACGAGGGCTACGGCCGCGCCTTCGACGCCGGACTCAAGGACCATGGCCCCTACACGCTGTCGGGCGGGAACGAGCTCGTCGTGGTGGGCTGCAACGTGTACGCCACGCTGCTGGAGAAGAACAACGACAACATCATCGGCGGCTGCGCCTCCTTCTGCCCCAACGACATGCGCGACCTGCAGACT ACCCGCGACGACGTGGCGGGCAACGTGGTGTTCAGGTGGCTCGGCCCCACGGACGGCGGCCGGAGCGACGCCGGGCTGCCGCGGCGCGTCTTCGTCGCGGAGGAGGGGTGGTTCCACCGGAACGCAGCGGCGAATCTCACGTCCACGGCAGGTGCAGTAGTCCCCGTTCTTCTGCACTGGGTGGTCGTCGAGGAAGATCATGCCCCGGTAGCCGGCGAGCTGAATTGCACCGACGAAGCCAAACGCCGTGTCTGCAAGAGCAGCAACAGCGAATGCAAGATGAGAGGCAGAGGCTATACTTGCTCCTGCCAAATGGGTTACAGTGGCAATCCTTATGTCCCCGACGACCAAGACGGATGCAAAG ATATCGACGAGTGCAAGCTGCGACCAGAACAGATTAACTGCTGGGGGGATTGTACGAATACGAACGGAAGGTTCCGCTGCCGTTGCCCCAAGGGAACCAAGGGCAGCCCTGACGACCCCAAAGGCTGCGTCAAGGATAACACAC TGGAAG gTTTAGCTATCGGGCTAGGAGTTGGCA GCTCTGCCGTGCTAGTTGTCCTAATTCTCATTCTGTTTTATATGGTGACAAGGTTTAAACATCAGAGGGCAAGAAAGCATAAAAAGAAATTCTTTGAGCAAAATCGTGGACAATTGTTGCAACAGTTGGTATCTCAAAGAGCAGATATTGCAGAAAGAATGATCATAACTTTGGAAGAGCTAGAGAAAGCAACAAATAATTTTGATAAATCGCGTGAGATTGGCGATGGAGGACATGGTACCGTCTACAAAGGGATTTTATCAGATCTCCATGTCGTAGCCATCAAGAAACCAAAATTTATGGTTCAAAAAGAGATTGATGAGTTTATCAATGAGGTCGCTATCTTATCTCAAGTCAACCATAGAAATGTGGTAAAACTCTATGGTTGTTGCCTTGAAACAGAAGTACCATTGTTGGTCTACGAGTTTGTATCCAATGGGACCCTTTATGATCATCTTCATGCTAGGTCTTTATCTTGGAACGATAGACTACGTATAGCCATTGAAACAGCCAAATCCCTTGCTTATCTTCACTTTGCTGTTCCAATACCTATCATCCATAGAGACATCAAGTCGGTTAACATACTTTTGGATGATACTCTAACAGCAAAGGTAGCAGACTTTGGAGCCTCAAGGTACATTCCAACGGAGAAATCAGGGATAACAACAATGGTGCAAGGAACAATAGGATATATGGATCCTATGTACTTCTATACATCACGTCTCACAGACAAGAGTGATGTTTACAGCTTCGGCGTCATTCTTGTAGAATTGTTGACTCGGAGGAAGGTATTTTCTTCTAGAGGTGATAGCCTTGTTGCAGATTTTGTTACGCTGCTTGCGGAAGGCAAGTTATCACAAATATTGGATCCAAGAGTTATCGAAGAGGGGGGCAAAGAAGTTGAAGAAGTTGCTACACTTGCGGTGGCATGCGTGAAGTTAAAAGGAGAGGACCGTCCAACAATGCGACAAGTGGAATTGACACTAGAAAGCCTTCAAACATCCAGGGATCCTGTTCTAGTTAGCCCAGTGGTCGAGAGTTTTGAAAAGTTTGACCGTGCAATGAATTTCCCATCAACTAATGATGGAAGAAACATCGATGATTCAACCAACAGACAAGATAGCTTAGAAGAGGAGTTCATGTTATCCACAGAGTACCCTCGGTAA
- the LOC124662110 gene encoding uridylate kinase-like — protein MATAGAGVAPCSLLRLPPSAAPSSPATSSARPQRRAPRPLLYLAATPSRASFAIAAAAASDNGSASSYGNQTPLMPPFSGLMLDEGSRSKKPYKWQRVLLKVSGEALAGDHTENIDPKVTMAIAREVASVTKLGVEVAIVVGGGNIFRGASWAGCSGLDRSSADYIGMMATVMNAIFLQATMESIGIPTRVQTAFRISEVAEPYIRRRAIRHLEKGRVVIFAAGTGNPFFTTDTAAALRCAEINAEVVLKATNVDGVYDADPKREPNARILETVSYNEVISRDLSVMDMTAVTLCQENNIPVVVFNLQNTGNIAKAIVGEKVGTFIGCTRNQDQSAEGALDQEKSLVK, from the exons ATGGcaaccgccggcgccggcgtcgctccatgctccctcctccgcctccccccGTCCGCGGCTCCCAGCTCCCCGGCCACCTCGTCGGCGAGGCCCCAGCGCCGCGCGCCTCGCCCCCTCCTCTACCTCGCCGCCACGCCCTCGCGGGCCTccttcgccatcgccgccgccgcggcgtccGACAACGGCTCCGCCTCCAGTTACGG GAATCAAACGCCACTGATGCCGCCGTTCAGCGGTCTTATGCTTGACGAAGGTTCCAGGTCTAAAAAGCCGTATAAATGGCAGCGGGTTCTACTCAAAGTAAGTGGGGAAGCGCTTGCTGGAGATCACACGGAAAACATTGACCCAAAG GTTACAATGGCAATTGCAAGAGAGGTTGCTTCAGTCACCAAACTAGGTGTAGAG GTTGCTATTGTTGTTGGTGGCGGCAATATCTTCCGTGGGGCTTCTTGGGCTGGATGCAGCGGTCTTGACCGTTCCTCTGCGGATTACATTGG TATGATGGCCACTGTGATGAATGCTATATTTCTTCAAGCAACAATGGAGAGCATTGGGATACCGACACGTGTCCAGACTGCATTCCGTATTTCAGAAGTGGCAGAACCATACATACGCCGAAGAGCAATCAGGCATTTAGAGAAAGGAAGAGTTGTTATATTTGCTGCTGGGACAGGCAACCCATTCTTTACAACTGATACAGCTGCTGCTCTTCGTTGTGCAGAAA TCAATGCAGAGGTAGTACTTAAGGCAACAAATGTTGATGGCGTCTATGATGCGGATCCTAAGCGTGAGCCAAATGCACGCATTCTGGAGACAGTGAGTTACAATGAGGTGATCTCAAGAGACCTCTCAGTAATGGACATGACTGCCGTTACACTATGCCAAGAGAACAACATTCCTG TTGTCGTGTTTAACCTGCAAAATACCGGAAACATCGCTAAAGCCATCGTTGGAGAGAAAGTTGGTACCTTCATAGGCTGCACAAGGAATCAAGACCAGAGCGCGGAGGGTGCACTGGATCAAGAAAAAAGTTTGGTTAAGTAG
- the LOC124662111 gene encoding probable Histone-lysine N-methyltransferase ATXR5, whose product MGRRAPSSAATSSPELRRKRTAAAPPGSPPEPRRYCSISDVMRRSRPVNAPPPVARPRYEVVLCEACGAGDRDEELLLCDLCDRGRHTYCLRPILAAVPLGPWLCPDCAPPPKPIIHFPLKQKKIVDFFRIQKCADEPQPAKCGLPQDAKRRRRRSIVMMKKKRKMLPFVPTEDRVQRLKQMASAATALTSSKMEFSNELTYVPSMAPKSANQAKLEEGGMQVLTKEDKETIELCRSMQRRGECPPLLVVFDSHEGFTVQADGDIKDMTFLAEYAGDVDFLENRANDDCDSIMTLLSTADPSKKLVICPDKRGNIARFINGINNHTPDGKKKQNVKCVRYSIDGESHVLLVACRDIACGEKLYYDYNGHEYAYSTHHFI is encoded by the exons ATGGGCCGCCGCGCGCCGTCGTCAGCGGCGACGTCCTCGCCGGAGCTGCGGAGGAAGCGGacggcggccgcgccgcccggctcGCCGCCGGAGCCGCGGCGCTACTGCTCGATCTCCGACGTGATGCGCCGGTCGCGCCCCGTGAACGCGCCGCCGCCCGTGGCGCGCCCGCGGTACGAGGTGGTCCTCTGCGAGGCCTGCGGCGCGGGGGACCGCGACGAGGAGCTGCTCCTCTGCGACCTCTGCGACCGGGGCCGCCACACATACTGCCTGCGCCCCATCCTCGCCGCCGTCCCGCTCGGCCCCTGGCTCTGCCCCGACTGCGCGCCGCCACCCAAGCCCATCATCC ATTTCCCGCTGAAGCAGAAGAAGATCGTAGATTTCTTCAGGATTCAGAAGTGCGCCGACGAACCCCAGCCGGCGAAATGCGGCCTTCCGCAAG ATGCTAAGAGGCGAAGGAGGCGTTCTATTGTTATGATGAAGAAGAAACGGAAGATGCTTCCATTTGTCCCAACTGAAGACAGAGTTCAAAGGCTCAAACAAATGGCTTCTGCAGCCACTGCTTTGACATCTTCTAAGATGGAGTTCAGCAATGAATTAACTTATGTTCCTAGTATGGCCCCTAAATCTGCCAATCAAGCAAAACTGGAGGAAGGTGGTATGCAG GTTCTGACGAAAGAGGATAAAGAAACCATAGAACTTTGCCGAAGCATGCAGAGAAGAGGAGAATGCCCTCCGCTTCTTGTGGTTTTTGATTCACATGAGGG CTTCACTGTGCAGGCTGATGGGGATATCAAAGATATGACCTTCTTAGCGGAATACGCTGGCGATGTTGATTTTCTAGAGAACAGGgcaaatgatgactgtgatagtaTAATGACCCTGCTGTCGACAGCTGATCCTTCCAAGAAGCTTGTTATTTGCCCTGACAAACGTGGAAACATAGCTCGCTTCATTAATGGCATCAACAACCACACTCC AGATGGCAAGAAGAAGCAGAATGTCAAGTGTGTGAGGTACAGCATCGACGGCGAGAGCCATGTCCTGTTGGTGGCCTGCCGTGATATCGCCTGTGGAGAGAAGCTGTACTACGATTACAATGGACATGAATATGCGTACTCAACGCATCATTTCATTTGA